In Dyadobacter subterraneus, a single genomic region encodes these proteins:
- a CDS encoding DUF6134 family protein, whose product MKYLTLLVITAGLMLPFSSVSQTVMYDVMVAGRVIGSVKVLLYENTTKTVKRRIEAEFSIPFYSGSFSSENDFLEGNLQSSVTEHFVNGKQKESTHTSNRHPQLYHVDFSGKARDYGKLKELNQAINHTMTGLYYQEPSNVGVVYSERYGQMCPVKKLDESRYGVILPNGKQSIYAYRQGLCTEVQSELAGMKLRIVRRWNQLAGK is encoded by the coding sequence ATGAAATATCTAACGCTGCTGGTTATAACCGCCGGACTTATGCTGCCGTTCAGTTCGGTTTCGCAGACGGTTATGTATGATGTAATGGTTGCGGGACGGGTGATCGGATCGGTCAAGGTTTTGTTATATGAGAACACTACAAAAACTGTAAAACGTCGTATCGAAGCGGAGTTTAGTATTCCATTTTACTCAGGGAGCTTTTCCAGTGAAAATGATTTTTTGGAAGGCAATTTGCAATCTTCGGTCACTGAGCATTTTGTGAACGGGAAACAAAAGGAAAGCACGCATACATCAAACCGGCACCCCCAGCTTTATCATGTAGATTTTTCGGGTAAAGCCAGGGACTACGGGAAATTAAAAGAATTAAATCAAGCGATCAACCATACCATGACGGGTCTGTATTATCAGGAACCTTCCAATGTCGGTGTGGTTTATTCCGAAAGATATGGCCAGATGTGTCCGGTTAAAAAGCTGGATGAAAGCCGGTATGGTGTTATATTACCAAATGGAAAACAGAGTATTTATGCTTATCGTCAAGGCCTTTGTACGGAAGTACAATCAGAACTGGCGGGTATGAAACTCAGAATAGTGAGAAGGTGGAATCAGTTGGCAGGGAAATAA
- a CDS encoding winged helix-turn-helix transcriptional regulator, whose protein sequence is MKKIHNNPFNCAVVRTVSYIGGKWKPIILIRLINGRVRFGKLTMLIPDISRKILTQQLNELLEDGLILRHQFQEKPPRVEYELSERGKTLIPVLKAMFDWGVQMEDPATRETWDPVIP, encoded by the coding sequence ATGAAAAAAATTCATAACAATCCGTTCAATTGCGCCGTCGTACGTACTGTAAGCTATATTGGAGGCAAATGGAAACCCATTATTCTGATCAGGCTGATTAATGGCAGGGTGCGTTTTGGGAAATTGACGATGTTAATACCTGATATCTCACGGAAGATATTAACGCAACAACTCAATGAACTTCTTGAAGATGGATTAATTCTGCGGCACCAGTTTCAGGAAAAACCTCCGCGTGTGGAATATGAATTAAGTGAACGGGGAAAAACGCTGATACCGGTATTAAAAGCGATGTTTGATTGGGGAGTCCAGATGGAAGATCCGGCAACCAGAGAAACCTGGGACCCGGTTATTCCATAG
- a CDS encoding sterol desaturase family protein has product MPRTLCLYHSAWAEQKSYALSLKAFPIKNFTIMQFTDSLIYYEILTLFVVISVAEFFTGLYKSEKWSKNEWYINFAGLFLSSTITRPISFLLTSYILNFFFADYFNYFSNVSLWLGVIITCLLEDFTQYWWHRAAHTYTWLWKAHRVHHTAPEMSVFLTGRNSWIYLLLFPSRIVSTVLVFLGFGQAFLIGYFFKALIGISAHSSVRWDKPLYAVKWLHPIMWIVERTISTPATHHAHHAATDADGIGVINGNYGNMFFIWDMIFGTAKITREFSEHIGLEDYHEEPWYVQLGYPIFKSKDSRSELSE; this is encoded by the coding sequence TTGCCAAGGACACTGTGTCTGTATCATTCCGCCTGGGCGGAACAGAAAAGTTATGCACTTTCCCTAAAAGCATTTCCAATCAAAAATTTTACGATTATGCAGTTCACAGATAGCCTTATCTATTATGAAATACTTACCCTGTTTGTAGTTATCAGCGTTGCTGAGTTTTTTACAGGGTTATATAAAAGCGAAAAATGGTCTAAAAATGAATGGTATATCAATTTTGCCGGTCTTTTTTTATCCAGCACCATTACAAGACCAATCAGTTTTTTACTGACTTCATATATACTAAACTTCTTTTTTGCCGACTATTTCAATTATTTTTCCAATGTCTCGCTGTGGCTTGGTGTTATAATTACTTGTCTTCTGGAAGATTTTACCCAGTACTGGTGGCATCGTGCTGCCCATACTTACACATGGTTATGGAAAGCACACCGCGTGCATCACACGGCACCTGAGATGAGCGTTTTTCTTACAGGCCGGAATTCCTGGATTTATCTGCTGCTTTTTCCTTCACGTATAGTGTCAACAGTTCTCGTATTTCTGGGATTTGGACAGGCCTTTCTGATCGGATATTTCTTCAAAGCATTGATCGGAATTTCTGCGCATTCAAGCGTTCGCTGGGACAAGCCTTTGTATGCCGTCAAGTGGCTGCATCCGATCATGTGGATTGTGGAGCGGACTATTTCTACGCCTGCAACGCATCACGCACATCATGCCGCAACCGATGCGGACGGAATCGGTGTGATCAATGGAAATTATGGAAACATGTTTTTTATCTGGGATATGATTTTTGGGACTGCCAAAATAACGAGGGAATTTTCGGAACATATCGGACTGGAAGATTATCACGAAGAACCCTGGTACGTACAACTGGGTTACCCCATTTTCAAATCAAAAGATTCACGCAGTGAGTTGTCTGAATAA
- a CDS encoding TonB-dependent receptor, producing MKKILKIAFLIGAIFFPLFLSAQDSQTNNATISGKVLDSKTSEALIGATVTIKGTTNGSVTDANGEFSLITAQKLPFTLIVSYVGYVKKEVLIQGSGTEIRLDLNNTQLDDVVISSRRRQESAQEVPIPISVISGTRAEDAGAFNVNRLKELVPTVQLYASNARNTTLNIRGLGSTFGLTNDGVDPGVGFYVDGVYYARPAATALDFIDIERVEVLRGPQGTLFGKNTTAGAFNITTRAPSFTPGANLEVSYGNLGYVQAKASVTGPISSKLAARVSFTGTQRNGTFFNIHTQLPINDMNNIGVRGQILYTPSDNVNITVIGDVSTQKPTGYGWPVAGVVTTQRAAYRQFNAIIADLGYVIPYKSAFERKIDLDTPSKADNGLGGVSVNADIKIGKGTLTSTSAWRYWKWTPLNDRDYIGLPVFTISSGNSKHDQWSQEIRYSGKISPKLSGVVGVFGLWQDLKSDPVQTEEAGSAQWRFAQSSTSALWKTPGLFDNFGIRTTNRIKSTSMAVFAQADWAITDKIHVLPGARYNYDKKVVNYERVTYGGLQTTDPALIALKNAVYTNQAFDTDYSQDNFSGQLSLQYKASKNVNAYATYSIGYKPIGVNVGGLPTANGQILLDLAKVKPEYVDHKEFGVKTKPSANSVLNLTLYRSDIKDYQTQVQTPEPGVNRGYLANAEKVRVQGAELDGNIRLKHFTFNAAVAYTDGKYVRFTNAPVPLEEVGGAQAFKDISGGRLPGISKWSGSAGGEVVVKGALLTLKGNFFLGIDEFLRSEFSSNPSPSKYLNIGGYGLTNARLGFRASNGFSIYVWGRNVFNKNYYEQLLAAPGSYGQYAGIVGDQRTYGVTIRYTY from the coding sequence ATGAAAAAAATTTTAAAAATAGCCTTCTTGATAGGTGCGATTTTCTTTCCCCTATTTCTATCAGCACAAGATAGTCAAACCAACAATGCAACAATTTCCGGAAAAGTATTGGATTCCAAAACCAGTGAAGCACTGATTGGCGCCACAGTAACAATTAAGGGCACAACCAACGGATCGGTAACAGACGCAAATGGAGAATTTAGTTTGATTACAGCTCAGAAATTACCTTTCACACTGATCGTTTCATACGTAGGATATGTAAAAAAAGAGGTGCTGATCCAAGGAAGCGGCACTGAAATCAGACTTGATTTAAACAATACACAGCTAGACGATGTGGTTATTTCTTCTCGTCGCCGCCAGGAATCAGCTCAGGAAGTTCCAATTCCTATTTCTGTAATCAGCGGAACAAGAGCCGAGGATGCCGGAGCTTTTAACGTTAACCGTTTAAAAGAACTGGTACCAACCGTGCAGTTGTATGCTTCCAATGCAAGAAATACTACTTTAAATATTCGTGGCCTGGGTTCCACTTTCGGGTTAACAAACGATGGTGTTGATCCGGGTGTAGGTTTTTATGTGGATGGAGTTTATTATGCCCGTCCTGCTGCCACAGCACTTGACTTTATTGATATTGAGCGGGTTGAAGTTTTGCGTGGTCCTCAGGGAACACTTTTTGGAAAAAACACGACGGCAGGAGCTTTTAACATCACAACCCGTGCTCCAAGTTTTACACCTGGCGCCAATCTTGAAGTGAGTTATGGTAACCTTGGTTACGTTCAGGCTAAGGCCTCGGTAACAGGCCCGATCAGCAGTAAATTGGCTGCACGCGTTTCGTTTACCGGTACACAGCGTAACGGAACATTTTTCAATATCCATACACAATTACCGATCAACGACATGAACAACATTGGCGTGAGAGGACAAATTTTGTATACGCCGAGTGATAACGTCAACATTACAGTGATCGGGGACGTTTCAACACAGAAACCGACCGGATATGGATGGCCGGTAGCTGGTGTTGTAACAACGCAACGAGCTGCTTACAGACAATTTAACGCTATTATTGCAGATTTGGGATATGTTATTCCTTACAAAAGTGCTTTTGAGCGTAAGATAGATCTTGACACACCTTCAAAAGCTGATAACGGGCTGGGTGGTGTATCTGTTAACGCAGATATAAAAATTGGAAAAGGAACACTTACATCTACTTCTGCATGGCGTTACTGGAAATGGACGCCTTTGAATGACAGAGATTACATTGGATTGCCGGTATTTACTATTTCTTCGGGTAATTCAAAACATGACCAGTGGTCTCAGGAAATACGTTATTCAGGAAAAATTTCACCTAAATTGAGCGGTGTAGTAGGGGTTTTTGGCCTTTGGCAGGATTTGAAATCAGATCCTGTACAAACAGAAGAAGCTGGTTCAGCACAATGGCGTTTTGCTCAAAGCTCGACAAGTGCTTTATGGAAAACACCTGGTTTGTTTGATAATTTTGGAATACGCACAACAAACCGTATCAAGAGCACTAGTATGGCTGTTTTTGCACAAGCTGACTGGGCTATAACGGACAAAATTCACGTACTGCCTGGTGCTCGTTACAATTATGACAAAAAGGTAGTAAACTATGAACGAGTAACATACGGCGGATTGCAAACCACAGATCCTGCTTTGATTGCTTTAAAAAATGCGGTTTACACCAACCAGGCTTTTGATACAGATTATTCGCAGGACAATTTTTCCGGGCAGTTATCTCTGCAATACAAGGCCAGCAAAAACGTGAACGCTTATGCCACTTATTCTATTGGATATAAGCCAATTGGCGTAAACGTGGGTGGTTTGCCGACTGCAAATGGACAGATATTGCTTGATCTTGCCAAAGTGAAACCTGAATACGTTGACCACAAAGAATTTGGTGTAAAAACCAAACCGTCAGCCAATTCCGTGTTGAACCTTACCCTTTACCGTTCGGATATTAAGGATTACCAGACACAGGTGCAGACTCCTGAGCCTGGTGTAAACCGCGGTTATCTGGCTAATGCAGAAAAAGTACGTGTACAGGGTGCTGAATTGGATGGTAACATTCGTTTAAAACATTTTACATTTAATGCTGCTGTTGCTTACACAGACGGAAAATATGTTCGTTTTACAAATGCCCCTGTGCCTTTGGAAGAAGTTGGAGGTGCACAGGCTTTCAAAGATATCTCTGGTGGAAGACTACCAGGTATCTCAAAATGGTCCGGCTCGGCGGGTGGCGAAGTTGTAGTTAAAGGAGCATTACTTACTTTAAAAGGAAATTTCTTCCTTGGTATTGATGAATTTTTACGTTCTGAATTCTCTTCAAACCCTTCTCCGTCGAAATATCTGAACATCGGCGGCTACGGACTTACCAACGCACGTCTTGGATTTAGAGCTTCCAATGGTTTCTCTATCTACGTATGGGGCAGAAATGTTTTCAACAAAAATTATTACGAACAGCTGCTTGCAGCTCCTGGAAGTTACGGACAATATGCTGGTATCGTAGGAGATCAGCGTACGTATGGAGTAACCATCAGATATACATACTAA
- a CDS encoding ferritin-like domain-containing protein translates to MATTENATGVINDLIEINNDRVAGFEKAIADIKDENIDLKQLFQGYAEQSRKYGQELAAIIGSAEEVETGNSVSGTLHRAWIDVKSLFGGSDRASILSEAERGEDAIKKAYQDALADEDLPVGAVEVVRSQAQGINSAHDQIKALRDAAKA, encoded by the coding sequence ATGGCAACAACAGAAAATGCAACAGGAGTAATCAACGATTTAATCGAGATTAATAATGACCGCGTAGCTGGTTTTGAAAAAGCAATTGCAGATATTAAAGATGAAAATATTGATCTTAAGCAATTGTTCCAGGGTTATGCAGAACAAAGCCGTAAATACGGACAAGAATTGGCTGCAATAATTGGTTCAGCGGAAGAAGTGGAAACTGGTAACAGTGTAAGCGGTACTTTGCACCGTGCATGGATTGATGTAAAATCTTTGTTTGGAGGCAGCGACCGTGCGAGCATTCTATCAGAAGCGGAACGTGGTGAAGATGCAATTAAAAAAGCATATCAGGACGCTCTTGCTGATGAAGATCTTCCGGTTGGAGCTGTTGAAGTTGTCCGCAGTCAGGCACAGGGAATTAATTCTGCCCACGATCAGATTAAAGCTTTAAGAGATGCTGCTAAGGCATAA
- a CDS encoding helix-turn-helix domain-containing protein: MQETKGLLASFTHHDKLSLTVNENCAIALPDDILQKLLQPHKLAHYCFVFLDQGCETYKVDLQDITISDSQLVFGLPNQIFTNPPKNNDTKGYKIGFNENTLSLLPQSFPFLFNPLNTNTITFDPVSKQRVKAVFSILFQLLHSSGKQKPAEIILAHLNALLTEFNSAYFEHSNQEIITDPKMSKFVEFRLAVETHLTEQQDVHTIAENLAMTTSSLYGIVKEFSGLSPKEWLTNRLMLEAQRKLHYSSVSVKELAYELGFNDPDYFSRLFKKSTGKSVSTFLADLRDLSSK; encoded by the coding sequence ATGCAGGAAACTAAGGGATTATTAGCCAGTTTTACACACCACGATAAGTTGTCGCTTACGGTAAATGAGAATTGTGCCATAGCGCTGCCAGATGATATTTTACAAAAACTTCTTCAACCGCACAAGCTTGCTCATTATTGTTTTGTGTTTTTAGATCAGGGATGTGAAACTTATAAAGTTGATTTACAAGATATTACCATTTCTGACAGTCAACTGGTTTTTGGCTTGCCCAATCAAATCTTCACCAATCCTCCAAAAAATAATGACACAAAAGGGTATAAAATCGGATTTAATGAAAACACCTTGTCGTTGCTTCCGCAGTCTTTTCCATTTTTGTTCAATCCGTTGAATACAAATACAATCACGTTTGACCCTGTTTCCAAACAACGTGTAAAGGCTGTTTTCTCTATTTTATTTCAACTGCTTCATTCTTCCGGAAAGCAAAAACCTGCTGAAATTATTCTGGCACATTTAAATGCCTTATTAACCGAGTTCAACAGCGCTTACTTCGAGCACAGCAATCAGGAAATCATTACGGACCCCAAAATGTCCAAATTTGTCGAGTTTAGACTGGCCGTAGAAACGCACCTTACCGAACAGCAAGATGTGCATACCATAGCCGAAAATCTGGCTATGACAACGAGCAGTCTTTATGGTATTGTAAAAGAATTTTCCGGGCTGTCGCCAAAGGAATGGTTGACAAACCGTCTTATGCTGGAAGCGCAGCGGAAACTGCATTATTCCTCCGTTTCTGTAAAGGAACTGGCTTACGAACTGGGCTTTAATGACCCGGATTATTTTTCAAGGCTTTTCAAAAAAAGCACAGGTAAGAGCGTAAGTACATTTTTAGCAGACCTACGCGATTTGTCCAGTAAGTAA
- a CDS encoding sulfatase-like hydrolase/transferase, translating into MALTVRKRVVLFSSLIIISSAAAYLFWPLTSDEFDIIPDKKAIAEKQKFLEEKPATTDHEKPNIIVLVADDLGKTDLPLYGNKVVETPNINALGREGAVFNEAYVSAPICSPSRAGLLTGRYQQRFGYELQPVNRYLNNRFLKLIVNNTFDLQELEFEDMKKVPDQAAIAKQGLPVQEITIADLLKKNGYQTGIIGKWHQGYSEEFLPLKRGFDYHYGFYEAFSWFADTSKTINSRNTGVMDSHIWEQGNSGPAQKRRNNDVIQVDEFYTNALAREAKQFIEKNKKKPFFLYVPFNAPHTPFQALTRDVNKYKAKGVTDLNKAIYYSLITGLDSAVGQIHDQVKVLGLEENTLIFFLSDNGGATYTKATDNAPLRGGKMSLYEGGINVPFVVKWKGKINPGQIVNSPVSSLDIFATAAAVTGSTLPASRSYDGVNLIPYLNETNKTSPHQSLYWRSGVNRAIRKGDWKLVLNAKDNLTLLFNLKDDKSELKNLAQGNPAKVTELKTDLAVWEKNLIKPLWPGTGYYKNYFDGKLDRFSL; encoded by the coding sequence ATGGCCTTAACAGTTCGAAAACGCGTTGTTCTTTTTTCATCATTGATCATAATTTCCAGTGCTGCGGCTTATCTTTTCTGGCCTCTGACCAGTGACGAATTTGATATTATTCCCGACAAAAAAGCAATTGCTGAAAAGCAGAAATTCCTGGAAGAAAAACCTGCGACTACTGATCATGAAAAACCCAATATCATTGTTTTGGTTGCAGATGATCTGGGTAAAACCGATTTGCCGCTCTATGGAAATAAAGTAGTTGAAACACCAAATATTAACGCTTTGGGCAGAGAAGGAGCCGTTTTTAATGAAGCTTATGTTTCCGCACCCATATGCTCGCCATCCAGAGCGGGACTTTTGACGGGCCGTTATCAGCAGCGTTTTGGATATGAACTTCAACCTGTTAACCGGTATCTGAACAACAGGTTTTTGAAGCTGATCGTTAATAATACTTTTGATCTTCAGGAGCTCGAATTTGAGGATATGAAAAAGGTGCCCGATCAGGCTGCAATTGCAAAACAAGGACTTCCGGTTCAGGAAATCACCATTGCAGATCTTTTAAAAAAGAATGGATACCAAACTGGTATCATTGGTAAATGGCATCAGGGTTACAGCGAGGAATTTCTTCCTTTGAAACGTGGATTTGACTATCATTATGGTTTTTATGAAGCATTCTCATGGTTTGCCGATACGAGCAAAACCATTAATTCCCGTAACACTGGAGTGATGGATTCTCATATCTGGGAGCAGGGAAATTCCGGGCCGGCGCAAAAGAGAAGAAATAATGACGTTATTCAGGTTGATGAATTTTATACGAATGCACTGGCACGGGAGGCCAAACAGTTTATTGAAAAAAATAAGAAAAAACCATTTTTCCTTTACGTTCCTTTTAACGCGCCGCACACACCTTTCCAGGCTTTGACCAGGGATGTCAACAAATACAAAGCCAAGGGCGTGACTGATTTAAACAAGGCAATTTATTATTCGCTGATCACAGGTCTGGACAGTGCGGTCGGGCAGATTCATGACCAGGTCAAAGTGCTTGGACTGGAAGAGAATACGTTAATATTTTTTCTCAGTGATAATGGTGGCGCCACTTATACCAAGGCAACGGATAATGCTCCGCTTCGGGGTGGCAAAATGTCACTTTATGAAGGAGGTATCAATGTTCCCTTTGTTGTAAAATGGAAAGGGAAAATAAATCCGGGTCAAATCGTGAATTCGCCGGTAAGTTCGCTGGATATTTTTGCAACCGCCGCTGCGGTAACGGGTTCAACGTTGCCAGCTTCAAGAAGTTACGATGGTGTGAATCTGATTCCTTACCTCAACGAAACAAATAAAACTTCACCGCACCAAAGCTTGTACTGGCGTTCGGGCGTAAACAGGGCGATCAGAAAAGGTGACTGGAAACTTGTCTTAAATGCAAAAGATAATCTTACCTTACTTTTCAATTTGAAAGATGACAAATCCGAGCTGAAAAATCTGGCTCAGGGAAATCCGGCGAAAGTGACAGAGTTAAAAACCGATCTTGCCGTTTGGGAAAAGAATCTGATAAAACCACTTTGGCCTGGAACCGGATATTACAAAAACTATTTTGACGGCAAACTGGACCGTTTTTCTCTATAA
- a CDS encoding VOC family protein, whose amino-acid sequence MSKMEVWANLPVEDVEKTRQFFRQLGFKDNGPNDSEDLASFIFSEAHFAIHFFRKDRFKVSAGNAVSNTSVGSEILFTIAADSKADVDQWREKIVRLGGEIYDEPKDIIPYGYGLGFIDLDGHRWNVFFFNPS is encoded by the coding sequence ATGTCAAAAATGGAAGTTTGGGCAAATCTGCCCGTAGAAGACGTGGAAAAAACCCGTCAATTTTTTAGACAACTGGGTTTCAAGGATAACGGACCTAACGACAGTGAAGATTTGGCAAGTTTCATTTTCAGTGAAGCGCATTTTGCCATCCATTTTTTCAGAAAAGATCGGTTTAAGGTAAGCGCTGGAAATGCTGTTTCCAATACCTCGGTTGGTTCTGAAATTCTTTTTACCATTGCCGCAGACAGTAAAGCGGATGTTGACCAGTGGCGCGAAAAAATCGTCAGGCTTGGTGGAGAGATTTATGATGAACCTAAGGATATAATTCCTTACGGTTATGGATTGGGTTTTATCGATCTTGATGGACACAGATGGAATGTATTCTTTTTTAACCCATCCTGA
- a CDS encoding SDR family oxidoreductase, whose protein sequence is MENIQNQTQELEGRIALVTGGTKGIGKAIADRLTQAGAKVIVTARNQPGEIDLQHYFIAADLSVPSDVTKVANEIHEQFGGVDILVNNMGSNTLPGGGFSVLTDEHWDQALQVNLLSSVRLDRALLPKMLEQKSGVIIHISSTSGMLPIWESTMPYSAAKAALNAYSKTLSGEVAAQGVRVITVSPGLNKTQAMATFLEDLAKSAGISVEQMSQNLMERLGGIPLGRMADPKETAELVNFLVSPRASYITGANYIIDGGNFPVV, encoded by the coding sequence ATGGAAAATATACAGAATCAGACCCAGGAACTGGAAGGAAGGATTGCCCTTGTAACAGGTGGAACCAAAGGAATAGGCAAGGCTATTGCCGATAGATTAACACAGGCCGGAGCCAAAGTGATTGTAACAGCAAGAAACCAACCCGGCGAAATAGATTTGCAGCATTATTTTATTGCGGCCGACTTATCAGTACCGTCAGACGTGACCAAAGTAGCAAACGAGATCCATGAACAATTTGGCGGAGTAGATATTTTGGTCAATAATATGGGCTCCAACACTTTGCCAGGCGGAGGATTTAGCGTGCTGACAGATGAACACTGGGATCAGGCATTGCAGGTAAATCTTTTGTCATCGGTACGTCTGGACAGAGCCTTATTGCCGAAGATGCTGGAACAAAAAAGTGGTGTCATTATTCATATTTCCTCAACCAGTGGCATGCTGCCCATTTGGGAATCCACCATGCCATATAGCGCGGCCAAGGCTGCCTTAAATGCTTACAGTAAAACACTGTCTGGTGAAGTTGCTGCTCAGGGAGTAAGAGTAATCACGGTTTCTCCGGGATTAAACAAAACGCAGGCGATGGCAACTTTTCTGGAAGATTTGGCTAAAAGCGCCGGTATTTCTGTTGAACAAATGTCCCAGAATCTTATGGAAAGACTTGGCGGAATACCGCTGGGAAGAATGGCAGACCCTAAGGAAACGGCCGAATTGGTTAATTTTCTTGTTTCGCCAAGAGCTTCTTATATAACGGGGGCAAATTATATTATTGACGGCGGTAACTTTCCGGTGGTGTAA
- a CDS encoding SDR family NAD(P)-dependent oxidoreductase: protein MSETNPARRVILITGATSGIGRAAAFALAKKGAHVIIHGRDEVKTDQLRREIIVACGHLQVDTIVADLFLLTEVRKMADHINERYKNLDVLINNAGGLMGTEREETPEGHEKTVALNLFAPFLLTELLLEKLKKSNDGRIINVSSVAHKHLAKPDFYDIENKKNYSVSKAYGDAKLFLILISQKLSRDLRTAGITNVTVNTLHPGLVASNFLGGSGLSSWVKFISKISVPFSKTSAQGAATIIYLATSNEVRGVSGKYFDNSRPVKVSARYNAVENENLVRDYCEKVAVSLLQNDPDK from the coding sequence ATGAGTGAAACTAATCCTGCGCGTCGTGTTATTTTAATTACCGGCGCTACCTCAGGTATCGGCCGGGCCGCTGCATTTGCGCTGGCAAAGAAAGGTGCACATGTGATCATTCATGGTCGCGATGAAGTGAAAACCGATCAGTTAAGGCGGGAAATAATTGTGGCCTGCGGACATCTTCAGGTGGATACAATCGTTGCTGATCTTTTCCTTTTGACAGAAGTCAGAAAAATGGCGGATCATATTAATGAACGTTATAAAAATCTGGATGTATTAATCAATAACGCTGGTGGCTTAATGGGAACTGAGCGTGAAGAAACTCCCGAAGGACATGAAAAAACGGTAGCACTCAATCTTTTCGCTCCATTTCTTTTGACGGAATTATTACTTGAAAAGCTGAAAAAGAGCAATGATGGTAGAATTATCAATGTTTCATCAGTGGCACACAAACATCTGGCCAAACCGGATTTTTATGATATTGAAAACAAAAAGAATTATTCCGTTTCCAAAGCCTACGGAGATGCAAAGCTTTTTTTAATACTGATTTCACAAAAACTAAGCAGAGATTTGAGAACGGCTGGCATAACAAATGTCACAGTGAATACACTTCATCCGGGCCTTGTTGCTTCCAATTTTCTAGGTGGAAGCGGTCTTAGCTCATGGGTTAAATTCATTTCAAAAATTAGTGTTCCTTTCTCTAAAACATCCGCCCAGGGTGCAGCAACGATTATTTACCTGGCGACATCAAATGAAGTAAGAGGAGTGAGCGGCAAGTATTTTGATAACTCCAGACCTGTCAAGGTAAGCGCCAGATATAACGCAGTCGAAAACGAAAATCTTGTCCGGGATTATTGCGAAAAAGTTGCAGTCTCGTTATTGCAAAACGATCCTGATAAATAA